The Etheostoma spectabile isolate EspeVRDwgs_2016 chromosome 9, UIUC_Espe_1.0, whole genome shotgun sequence DNA segment AGCAGCAGGTAGTTGAAGCTTGACTTGATGATGCCCTCCCTCCACTTTCTGTTTTGATCTGGTTGGTCAAACTGTTGGCACAAAGCCTGCTCGTCTGCTTGGCAGTGGGGCAACTTGAAGGTCTGCAGGGCCCGGCACAACTCTGGACTATAACCTAAATCTACAGatataaaatgacaacacaagACTTGCTGTGTCAGTAACTGGGTTGATGCGCTAAATGAGAATAAGTGTATACTATTAATATGCCTCATTTCTTAACTGCTTCTAATCTAATCCACCCACAACAGTCGTGGTGAGCTTCAATACAAATAATGATTtaaattttccattttcatgCTTAGTTAGAAGAGTAATTTTACGGACAACTGTTTCACTACTTCACAGAAGAAACAACCATTTAACCATTATCATTACCTAATCTTAGCTCAAGTTAGGTAAGTAGTAATCGGGGAACTTTAAATAAAGAGTACCAGCCTGACCTGTTTGAGGCGGGTCCAACTGCTTCGTGGGATGTGGTGATTGGGAATTTGACTCCTGCATCAGGCGGTGTAATCTTCGCATGTAGGTGGGCCTGGTACGGCAGCTGATAGGGCCCGGGCTCTCCCCCAGCTCTACTAGCCTCAATCTCAGCTCCTTGTCAGTTATTCCTTTGGTCTCCGGCAACAGCAggtcctcctccttttcctctttctgtggCATCATCTGGGGTTTCTGGTTCTCCTTTCCTTCGTTCACCATGTCAGTCTGCATGGAGCGCCAGTCATAAAGGACGGTCTCGTCATTGCTGCTTGTACTCATGCTGCAGCTGAGTGAGGTGTTCGCTGTAGGCGGAACATGGGTCTCAATCAGCTTGTGGCCCTGTTCCGAATCAGTGTAGAGGTACTCCACTGGTTCATCCAGCTCCTGAATAAGTGGACGCCCTTCAGGGGTGTAAGACAAGTTAGCTAGGTGCTGTGGCCTACGGCCGTTTGACAGTCGGCTCATGCTGTACCTGGGTGTGCATCCAGTGCCAGGAGTGCAAGGAAGGTCCGAGTCTTTACTGGACCTTCTTGGGGAAAAATAGGAGGAGCTGGATGAAGATGAGACAGAGTCCGAGCTACAGTCCTTGGTGATCCAGGCATCTTCATTTTTTAGGCTATCTTCGTTTTTTGGGCTATCCAATTTGTTTTTACCAGGAGCAACATTTAAGTTTCTCTTTGTTGTTGCCTCGTCTGTACTTGTCAGATCATCAGTCAGAAAATTCCTGCTTTCGGCAAGATCATTGCCTTGCAAGGCCAGTATAATCTCTGCAAGGTTTCTTTCATAAGAATCCATTGAAGAGTCTTGGTTTTCCTCCAGTATGACTGTGTCGGACAAAGTCTGTGATTCAGAATCAGTTACACTCTTGGAGAGGATGAGAGTGTCAGCTTGGGTATTGCTGACACTTGAACCAGCTCTGAGGGTGCTGGACTGTGTGGCCTGGCAATCAGCAGGCAATGAGTCTCCTCCTTGGCTGTTCCCTGAATAGGATGGTGTATAACAAGATGCATGTGGTGAACTGTAAAAGTCCTCACTGCTCTGAGATCTGGGCGTCTGGCGGCGTGTTCGAACTGGTGTGGGGAGGGTGTCTTCAAAGAGAGAAGACATGAAGAGAGGGCTCTCTGGGGTCCTGCTTGTTCTCAGTGAGCAGCGACTCAACCTTGAGCGAGTCCTGCCTGTTACAAAAGGACTTGGTGTGAATGTAAGGTGGACGTTTTCATGTAATGCCTCAGCTGCATCATTCAATGGGGCGTCTGCCACTCGCTGgtcaacaccacattcacttgAAGTGTCCACAACAGGACCACTACAAGCCTCAAGCAAATCATTGTTTGGGTGTTTTACTTCAGCCAGTTCCAGTTTATCATGAACACATGTTACATGCTCTTTAGTTTCTGTTTGAACAGGTGGAAGATTCCAATATTGCCTTGTCAATTTAGAATCAGAGTCTGAAGAAATCTGAATAATTTTGTCAGATTCAGCCCCAAGACAAACCCCCTTTACGTTAGGGGGTAAAAGGTGTCTGGGGTGTATAGAAGTATCCAGAGCACTGGTGTAAGGATCGCTGTCACAGCTACTATAATGACTACTACCAgtcccactgctgctgctgccaacaTGGAAACAGGCTGGCTGTTCTGGTATATTCCCTTGAGCCCCTTTCACATGTTGACCCTCCTGCTCATCATCACTCTCTTCCAAAGCACAGTGACTGATGACTGTTTTCTCCAACTCCTCCTCTGTGCTCTCACTGCTCTCCCTGCAAAAAACATAAACGTGATCCGGTGATGTGACGTCAATGCCCTGCATGTGTAAAACCGTTGCCATGCGTTTCGAATCCAGGAAGTCAGGGTACTCTGACAGGTCAAAATGTAAGTCGCTGGTGCACTGGCTGCCATCAACACCCGTTCTGTCTTGTTTGGGAGATTCAGGACTAAAAACGGGGAAATATTCATCTACATCTCTGAAACTCACACTCTTACGACTCACTCGCCTGAAAGGAAATGCTGGAAGACTGTCTCTTCTGGAGGGGGAGATTCTGCCATCAGTTGTAGCAACATGTTCATTTGCTTTTGATGTGAACACACCATCGTCAGTAAATAAATCCTCTTCCTTAAGAGTTGGCATTGCCGCTGCAGGTCCCACTGCAGACATGCGAGTGCTTGATAATATGGAGGGACCTTCAGATGACCAATGTGAGGGGACATTGTTCCAGTCCTGGCTGTGATGCATCTTAGTGTCCATACCAGAAAGTCTGGTATATGATTTTCCTCTGCAATTTGGCCTTCCATTAACGTCAGACAGGTTGAAAAATGATGAGCGCCTTGTGCTGCTCAATGGGGCTTCACCAAAGTCACTTATGATAGAAGAGTGGGAACTGAAGCTATAGTCTGATACAGGATAGCTGGAGGTGTCTGTTTGGTCTGAATACACAgctgtggagaaaaaaagggggaaaaatacacatttactataaaaaaaaaaaaaaaaaaagaatatattttttttttttttttactgcaactTATCTTTGCACACTGCCCAACAGTAATGATACTGACAGTTTTTGGAGTAAATTAGACACTGCTGAGGGGTATTGACAACGTATTGTTTTACACTGGCTCCTTACATTTTTAAGAAACATTATCCAAGCTTAATACTGGCAGAGtcagaattgtatttttttttattttaaaagggaTTTAATGAAGTTATCATTTGAGAGTGGCGTGTGATCACTGTAATAACTGTAGTATTAATATGATATGGCAATCTGCCTGCAGCCATGCACAATGTTAAAGACTGGCTGAAATTAACTTTGCATGCAAGTGGTATTTTTCAgattaaagggatacttcaaCAATTAGCATTAAGttttgtatcagtagaaacctGGTAGTATTTTCGAATGACTGTGattccctccctcatgtccccctgagacgAGAGATAGCTGTATTGTGTGTCTGGAATAAAACCTCTGATGACGCAAAATCGTCAATTTGCGTCATCAGAGGCTTTttcatttgattatttatttgttcctgtttttttggctGTAGTCTCTAGCCTCTAGCTAAAAGTGCCTCAGATGATGCAAAAGATGACGATTTTGCATCATCAAAGGTTTTATTCCAGACACACAATACAGCTATCTCTCGTCTCAGGGGGACATAAGGGAGGGAAGCACGGTCATTCAAAAACACTACCAGGTTACTGTTTCTTATTCTGCACATGCCGATTTAGTCATAATGAAAGAACAATAGGTTTTGGTGGTTCTTTTTCATGAAGTTGCACCAGGAGTAGTACCGACTAACATCGGTACTCTCCAGCGCAAGCCAAAATTATGCATTTGCATAATGGCTGTATAAGAAGATTGAGACAATAAATGGGATATAGACACAAATTTGCATGCCAATTTTCACTCACATGCAGTGCCAGGTGGGCGAATGCATTTGCACCAAAACGAAAGAGAACTGTGCATGGTGCAAAGGATTTGTTTGCAAGAGTTACTCACAGAAACCTTTTGTTGACCTGAACAACACAGATTAAAGATTTTTCGACAAAATGTGATAATGTAACAATTTGCGTCATCATTTGTGATTGCATTTACCAAATATTTTACTTGCCAAAATGTCAATGCTGAAACTGATTacaatgtgttgttttagaTGGTTGATGGAAATGTTGGCACAGCCTAAGTGGAGACTGATGACGCAATAACGGCTAATCAGCCCGATGTGTGAATAATGTAATAATTGTGGCATTATCATAATATGACAATGTGCATTCAGCCATGCACAATGTTGGCTGAATGAATATTgctgtaatatactgtattctCATGCTATTTTTAACAGTACGTATCAAAGTATCATTTTCTACAAGTTGTCCAGTTATGAAAGAACACAAGTTGGATAAATGAATGTGCATTCAAGTGCTATTTTTCAGACAAAGTGTTTTCCAAAAACCAAAGCTTCAAAGAGACTTTCTTACAGTACTGGAATTGAGGTAAGTCGTCCTCCTCTGTGTCCACTGAGCTGGAATGGTACTTCTGAAGGAGCTGGGCACATTTGCGATTCTCCTGTTGCTCTGCAAGCTGCCCTGGTGTATTCCCCTCCTACATTAAATAAAGGAGTTAACAGGTGTAAACCAAACTAAGCTAAACATTTACAGCACACATTAGTACATATCTTGTTACAGATTGGGTGTGTCAACACTTGCAGCACATATGGAAAATATGAATAACACTAAAAACTATTCTTACAACATCTTTAGCATTTGGATTCCCTCCATTTAACAAGAGCAGATTTAGATTTTGATAACATCCCCACAGTGCAGCAACGTGGATAGGAGTCAGGCCATCCGATGACCtgggaaaaacacaagaaaagacaACTTTACTAAACATTACATTATCATTATGCTCAAAGAATTAGTGTCTTGGATctatattttaacatatttctAAATGACAGAGGATACTGGAGATGACAGAACATCACTGCAGACCTTATGTGGAAGATTGTTCCAAAATCTATACAACCTTCATATACACATACAGGTGTTGCATTGGCAAATCAATCACAAGAAATGTGACtgtaactttaaaataaataagctATTTCAAACAAATGAGTTCTGAGTTCTCCAGATGGAAAACGTTAAgaggaaaattatttaaaaagggaCATTTCCCTTTACAGTGTTTTAAACCATACCTGATATTGGGGTCTGCTCCGTATTGCAGTAACATTTTCAAGCAGCGTGTGTTCTTCTCAGTCTCCTTGCCAGCAGCCAAGTGTATTGCAGCCACTCCATTACTACCCACCACATCAGGACATGCACCTTGTGAAAGAAGCAGCTGCACATATCTGCCAAAGAAGAGAGATATGTTACAATCTGACATGTATTGTATTATAGGATACAGTTTTACTTTATTGAAAATATTGGTATTATGTTCTGCTAAATGTTGCAGTCTGAATAAAGGACggataaaaaaagcagaaacaatTAAGTCTCAACACAGTGATTACCTTTTGCTGTCAaaatattaggggtgggaaaaaaaaacctgatgcAGCATAATTTCGCGAAATTTTCCgtagcaatactgtattgatacacaggctttattatatatgtgttggtcagtttgccTGCTTGACAAtgccattttgcagcaatacagttgaagtgagatgaacaaactgagGAATGcctctttttagataaaacagatgttgacaaagtttccttttggggacataatttgaaattgggaaaaaataaaagttggaATAAAggcaataaattgcaatataattcaattcaattcaattttatttatagtatcaattcataataacaagaattatctcaagacactatacagatagaccacactccagaatttacaaggacccaacagttctagtagtctcctccagaccaagcaacagtgcgacagtggcgaggaaaaacttccttccTATATAACACAGAACattgcaatgtgtttaaaatcgcaatagtATTGCatcgtgacataagtattgTAATGATAATATATTTAGAGGCGTCTGGGGAAACCCACCCCTACAATAAATTGACATAACCAAATTGATAGTTAGTGTAACAATATTATTATCAGACGTTTTATATACCTTAAAAATACTACACTGTAGCTAGGCTGTGTCAAGATCCACGAGTATCTTTAACTTGTAGATGATGTAGATAAATAACAAGTAAGGCTGTAGTGTTAGTGAAGAGGAAGCAAAATCAGGCCTACATATTATTTTGCCTTAGGGAGCATTATCTATGGCTACAACATGGGATAACCTCTGTCTTTAACTAAGACCTCACTTAGCTCGCTGGGGCATCAGTAAAACTCTTCAGTCATGTTACATGGCAAAGATTATGGGAACAATTCAGTTATCAAACACGAACTACACTGTTTAAAGAAACCCGTGGTAACAAGCAGACCCCTAATGCACatggatatttttttaataaacacgTGTCAGTAAAAGCTGGTTTTGAGGACTTCATAGATACCAAACATTTACAAAGGTAGTTATTAAAATTAAGCAACAATTGGGAAAACAAATGTAACGTTATTCATCGTACATAACGGTATTCAATTTGCTTGTAACGTTCCTATTGCATCGAGAAAATAACTTGTGTTACGTTAAGATCGTGCAATATGGCTGGCTAACGTTACGTACAGACGTGTATCAAGTCAGAGCTGTCACATCTTATCAACAAAAGGCATGTCGTGACAAAACAAAGAGGGGGCTGAGCATCACCTCGGTTCTCCGTCGTTCACAGCTTTACACAGTTGACTATCGAGCCTCGTCTTTTTATAATCCATGACCAATATTATCCGTTTATGAATGATACGTGGTCGAGTAATAGCATTCTCCGATTTAGCACATAGCTAAGACCTGTGCAGGAAGCTGTAAAACTTCTAACCtaaggctagctagctaaaacaATAACGACTGAAGACAGACTGCAGAGCCTCCTGCACACACATAGCTAAAACTACGTTTTTATATACAGTGAGCCAACAGCGAACGTGCATTATCCTTATTTTCTTCCCTTAAATAATTAAAGAGATGTAACGTTGTTGTTTTCAAACTTTTAGTTGTTTATCCATCTAATCTTAGTTTCCGATGAGCAGCACGATTATTTTGGTTGAAATTCCCTCCAAGCTCACAAACCATCCTCCTTTCTGGCAGCAGGCGGAAGTCCCGCCCTTCGGTGACTCTGATAGGACAAGGTTTTCGTTTCACCCAATCAGTTGAGACGTTTAATACAATGGAGGTGCACGTTCTAACCATAGACTGGTTTTAATCGACACTATTCAGTGTGGTATGCCTACTTAAGATTCACCTTTTGCTAtctaatgtttaaataaaggaTGTGTGGCCTTTTGTTAATAGTCCAACTTCACTAAAATAGTTTCAATGCCTCATTTCAGAAATTTTTATTATAGATGTAGCCTACATCGTCATAGTTGAACACATATTGCATTGTAGACACTCTCTTAAATTATGCACAGAAAATTCAGTGTAAAGATTAAATTTCTTTATTAACAAAAATCTCAGATAACACAGTTATTCGAAGGTCAAGACAACCATTCCAAAGGCTGTCACCTCAGACAGGGCAGAGGATGTGGAGTAGGAGGCTCATCAGGAGGAACAGCAGGCTGGGGTGGAAAGATCCAGCGTGGTTGGGCAGTTTGCAATCCTCGTAGGGCTCCAAGCAGGCAGCATAAGCCAAGACATGGGCAATGTAGTTCTGCTCCTGGACCCCGTGGAAAAGGTGCGACATGGGACCTTTTGCAAAGATGGCTACATCTTCAATGCCGTGGGTTTCTGAATCAAGAGGGACAGGAGCCTGCTGAAGGTAATCATTGTCCGCTGAGGAACAATGGAACAAAGGAGCATTATAGTAGCTATATTAAAAGGTACAGTGTGTAACTTTTGTAGTTGtccattatcaaaatctgtattgcattttacaaacttgtcctttttaatGTATATGGACCACCAACATCAATTttaagtattcctattggcttgaattTTTACATTTGcgcttgcatgaactggggtagactctccatagtcatgcgccatcttgaaacatgttagccggtaagggacatacaggatataCCCCGGCTTTCGCGTTTTCGCTGTCAGATtataaactcacaggtgctgctaatgctgctaatggaCTTTGTTGTTGTAGTAGAGATACTGTAGAGCTATTGTATAATTGCATTATGTAGGAAACAATCAGTCATCATAACACAAGCTAGACtgtacattacagtaaattaaagTATATTGCACCAAATGTCCAAATGGACAGATTATCTGACTCTGCTTAATGAATGATTATATGATGATAATATTTTAGAGTAATACATGTTATGTTTATAATGTAACAGTGATAAAAGAGttctttttcaatattttatataGATGTAATTGATAAAGGTGTTACCTGTGTAAATTGCTGTCCTTTATAAAGAACCCATATTTGCTTAAAGTAATAgcacatttttttaagtgtgaTTAGGAAGGTGGTGGTGTATTGTCTTCATTGTGACATTCTTGTCACAAAAATCTCCTAAATTCAGTTCTTCTTGCCTCTGCAGTAGGTATGCCATTACACCACAAGATGGAGCTACTAAATTACTCTTCCATAGAAAGATTATCAATGTATACTTACATGAAATAGTCTCATTCATATCTGGGCGAGTTCCATTCCGGTATCCTGGTCCATTTCCATACACAGTGGTGGTGAAATGCTTCTTGTCGTCAGCTAGTGAGCGAGACACTCCTGTGAATCACAAAACAAATTGGTATCTACAGGTTTGTTCAAACTTGGAACATCAGATGATATTCTCTTTTAATTATAAAAACTCAGCTCTTGAGTGCATTTTAACGTACCTAAAACAGAGTTTCCTCTGCCAGAATGTCCTCCAAAGGCAAAGACATGGGAGTGGTCAGCAGTCACCACAGACAAGGTATCCAGCTCACTGGTGAGTTCAGCTGCTCTCCCAACCGCCCGGTCAAACTCAACAGCCTCATAGAGAGCTCTTTTGGCATTCCCTGCGTGGTGACCATGGTCAATTCTCCCTCTTAAAGCccaaaagaaagtaattgacAAATAAGCATCAGCTTATTATTACCCATAATATTACCCATTTTAGTTATACAGAATTTAAGGTAATTTGTAGTGTGAAAGTGACAGTTACACTGACAGTTTCGGGATTAAGTGGTTGTTTGTTGTGAAATATGTACAGAAAACAATAACACATATCTTCCACAAAGAGGTAAAATCCATTTGGGTTCTTGCTGAGAATCTTAATTGCTTTCTCCATCATCTCCGTAAGGGAAGGGTCCATGGACGGATCACGATCCAACTCGTAGCGGCAGTCCTTGGGCTCAAAGAGACCTAAAGGGAGAATCAGCAGGCCTCAGTTTTTAAGGAAACATATTACCATTTTGTTTAATAGAGCTGGCAGTCTTAATACACTAAATGCATTGGATTTTCACAGTTTGAATGTTTCTGCAAAACAGCAACAACTTGCATAATGGCTcttaattttaaattatattaaggtTGTAAAAGAGAGTGCCTTAAGTGGTGATTGATGAAATTGTGATATAAACCGTTCTCCTTACCCATCAGGAAGTCTGTATTTGCAGGATTTACAGCGTCAAACTCAGCTTTGTTCCAAACATATTTAACATTCTGTAGGTAAAgaataaaaaccaaacaaacaataataaacaaaacaaattgattggaaatttttaacttttattaatagctcatttgaaaaatgtgttgcagTTGGAGGGACCATTTACCGTTTTGTTCTTCTTCCACGCTTCAACCAGATTTTGTCCATCATTTCTGTCTCCTTTATGAGTTGGATACTCTGGGTCCATCACGGTTTTCGGAAACATGTATCGGCGACCTCCACCAAGAATAACCTGGATCAAGCAACATATAGATATGTATAAATAAGATATAATTTAAGCTTTTATCAGATTCTCTATTCCAAAGTGATGTCCCTACTAAGCCTTTTTGCTTCCCCTTTGGTTTACTCTGCATAATGTTCTCCAAACAACCATTGTTTGAGATGCTAATTTAGGCACCGTGTATTGCACGGAAATTATCAAATCTGGTTGTTTGATAATGATCAGATTTCTGACATAATATGGCTTCCTAA contains these protein-coding regions:
- the ankle1 gene encoding uncharacterized protein ankle1 gives rise to the protein MDYKKTRLDSQLCKAVNDGEPRYVQLLLSQGACPDVVGSNGVAAIHLAAGKETEKNTRCLKMLLQYGADPNIRSSDGLTPIHVAALWGCYQNLNLLLLNGGNPNAKDVEGNTPGQLAEQQENRKCAQLLQKYHSSSVDTEEDDLPQFQYSVYSDQTDTSSYPVSDYSFSSHSSIISDFGEAPLSSTRRSSFFNLSDVNGRPNCRGKSYTRLSGMDTKMHHSQDWNNVPSHWSSEGPSILSSTRMSAVGPAAAMPTLKEEDLFTDDGVFTSKANEHVATTDGRISPSRRDSLPAFPFRRVSRKSVSFRDVDEYFPVFSPESPKQDRTGVDGSQCTSDLHFDLSEYPDFLDSKRMATVLHMQGIDVTSPDHVYVFCRESSESTEEELEKTVISHCALEESDDEQEGQHVKGAQGNIPEQPACFHVGSSSSGTGSSHYSSCDSDPYTSALDTSIHPRHLLPPNVKGVCLGAESDKIIQISSDSDSKLTRQYWNLPPVQTETKEHVTCVHDKLELAEVKHPNNDLLEACSGPVVDTSSECGVDQRVADAPLNDAAEALHENVHLTFTPSPFVTGRTRSRLSRCSLRTSRTPESPLFMSSLFEDTLPTPVRTRRQTPRSQSSEDFYSSPHASCYTPSYSGNSQGGDSLPADCQATQSSTLRAGSSVSNTQADTLILSKSVTDSESQTLSDTVILEENQDSSMDSYERNLAEIILALQGNDLAESRNFLTDDLTSTDEATTKRNLNVAPGKNKLDSPKNEDSLKNEDAWITKDCSSDSVSSSSSSSYFSPRRSSKDSDLPCTPGTGCTPRYSMSRLSNGRRPQHLANLSYTPEGRPLIQELDEPVEYLYTDSEQGHKLIETHVPPTANTSLSCSMSTSSNDETVLYDWRSMQTDMVNEGKENQKPQMMPQKEEKEEDLLLPETKGITDKELRLRLVELGESPGPISCRTRPTYMRRLHRLMQESNSQSPHPTKQLDPPQTDLGYSPELCRALQTFKLPHCQADEQALCQQFDQPDQNRKWREGIIKSSFNYLLLDPRVTKNLPFRSHTMTPQECFQTFIHAIFYVGKGKRSRPYSHLYEALEYFKGDKTSKKLCPKVQHILQVWTAKQGVISLHCFQNVIPVEAYTREACMVEAIGLKMLTNQKRGDFYGVVSNWQAKKKRDLGVHLLYRAMQIFLAEGERQLRPADIRQ
- the alpi.2 gene encoding intestinal-type alkaline phosphatase, which codes for MASQNKLIFMVLLIFILVQWTLSVLEEELHASYWNNKARQALHTALYVQPNIHKAKNIILFLGDGMGVPTVTAARILKGQLAGHSGEETSLVMDTFPHLALSKTYNVDQQMPDSAGTATAYTCGVKANYGTLGVTAATPRYNCRASFGNEVTSVLHRAKKAGKSVGIVTTTRVQHASPGANYAHSADRGWYSDSDLTPEAIQNGCRDIAYQLVQNTEINVILGGGRRYMFPKTVMDPEYPTHKGDRNDGQNLVEAWKKNKTNVKYVWNKAEFDAVNPANTDFLMGLFEPKDCRYELDRDPSMDPSLTEMMEKAIKILSKNPNGFYLFVEGGRIDHGHHAGNAKRALYEAVEFDRAVGRAAELTSELDTLSVVTADHSHVFAFGGHSGRGNSVLGVSRSLADDKKHFTTTVYGNGPGYRNGTRPDMNETISSDNDYLQQAPVPLDSETHGIEDVAIFAKGPMSHLFHGVQEQNYIAHVLAYAACLEPYEDCKLPNHAGSFHPSLLFLLMSLLLHILCPV